In Sphingobium amiense, a genomic segment contains:
- a CDS encoding DUF2842 domain-containing protein — protein MSIDPRHYHEPSWRKPVGMLGIVALIALWAVMVGSLSGMIGALPMWVQAPVYVVLGIVWIWVLPLRRILAWMETGRWG, from the coding sequence ATGAGCATAGATCCCCGCCATTATCATGAGCCGAGCTGGCGCAAGCCCGTGGGCATGCTGGGCATCGTCGCGCTCATCGCGTTATGGGCTGTCATGGTCGGCAGCCTGTCCGGCATGATCGGCGCACTGCCCATGTGGGTTCAGGCGCCGGTCTATGTCGTGCTGGGAATCGTGTGGATCTGGGTGCTGCCGCTGCGCCGCATCCTTGCGTGGATGGAAACCGGCCGCTGGGGCTGA